One Acidobacteriota bacterium genomic window, AGCTTCGACTCGCGAAGGAGCCCGCTACTCCGAATCCGAAGTCGGGCGATCTGGACTTCGCCCCTGTTGCGTGCTCGTCCACGCCACCGTGTCGCCGGACTCGAAGCCATCGGCGAACAGGACCTCGAACTCCCACTCGATGCAGTAGTCGAGGAAGCTGGTGCCGGCGACGTCGTTCCAGTCGCTGGCGACTCCGAAGACCCAGCCATTGATCGACATCACGGCGTAGTCCTGGCCGGCGCCGAAGTCGTCCGGCTCGCGGGCGCTGAAGCGCTCGAAGGCGCCCGGGAACACGGTTCCGGTGCCGCCCGCCGCCGGCGGCGGTCCGCCCTGCCAGAACTGGGTGCCGTCGATCCAGAAGAACTCGCCCTCGGAGGCCGCCGGCAGATCGCCCGAGTTGTCGGTGCCACCGAGCCAGAAGTAGATTCCACCGCCACCATCGTTCGAGATGGTGTCGACGCCGGCGGCCACCCCGGAATTGAACACCGCCTGATTCTCGGCTTCGCTCTTGATGATGCAGAGCTGTCCGGTGCGATCGCGGTAGAGCGCCGCTTCGGCGTTCGCCCGAGCCGTGGCCCAAGGCGCGCCGGTGGTCACGATGCGGTAGTGATGGCCCGCGAAGTCGAAGTCCAGATCCGCCGCCAGCGGCAGCGCGAAGACCCACAGCGTGCTGGCGAGAAAAAACTTGCGCATTGCTCGATCCTCCGGAGACCCGAAGTCCCTGGCTCGGCCCCTCGGTGGTCATTCTAGTGGTCTTCTCGAGGAAGACCGTGAGCCGAAATCGAAGACCTGATGAATCCAGCCGCCGCCGGACACCATTCCACTAGGAAACAGCGCCGGGAATCCTCGGCCATCTTCGTGGAGAGCATCATGAACTGGATTCGACACTCCCTTGTCTACGTCGCCTTGGCGACGTCCTCGTTCGCCGCCGGCCCGCCGCTCGCGGCCCAGCCGGAAACCAAGACTCTGACCCTCGAAGACGGCCGCACCGCCGAGGTCGAGGCCGGCTGGCTGAAGGTGCCCGAAAGCCGCGGCAAGGACACCTCCCGTACCCTGTCGCTGCCCTACTATCGAATACCCTCGACCGCCCAGCGACCGGCGGCACCGGTGTTCTTGCTCGCCGGCGGGCCCGGATCGTCCTGGATCCGGCGCGCCGAGAAATCCGAGAACTTCGACGAGCTCATGCTCTACCGCCAGTTCGCCGACGTCGTGCTGTTCGACCAGCGCGGCGGCGGTGAAGCGCTCCCCGCCCTCGACTGCCCGCAACGCCGACGCCTACCCGCCGACCAACCCCTCGACCGGCGAGAGCTGAGCCGCAACCTGCGCCAGATGCTCACCGAGTGCCGCGACCACTGGCTCGCCGAGGGCGTCGACCTGGCGGCCTACAACACCGACGCCAACGCCGCCGATCTCGACGCCTTGCGCCAAACCCTCGGCTACGAGCGCATCACCCTGGTCGGCGGCAGCTACGGCTCGCATCTCGCCCTGCACTACATGCGCCGCTATCCGGAGCGGGTCGATCGGGCGATGCTCTACGGCATCGAGGGCCCGGATCACACCTGGGACGATCCCACCGCCGCCCTCGCCACCCTCGAGCGCATCGCGGCGGTCGCCGAGGCCTCCGGGCGCTTCGACGATCGCCTGCCGGCCGGCGGCCTGATCGCCGCCCTCGGGGAGGTCCTCGAGCGCCTCGAGCAGCAACCCGCTCGGGTGAGCCTGGAGCGCAACGACCAGAGCTTCGACGTGGTCGTCGACCGACTGGTGGTGGCGCTGGTGGCGGATCACCGCGCCGGTCGGCGGAGCACTCCGGAGTTCTGGCCGGAGCTCATCCTGGCGATGCACCGGGGCGACTTCTCGCTGCCGGCCCGGGCGGCCCTGGCGCTGCGCAATCTGCGCCTCGACGACCCCATGCACTACTCCATGGACTGCGCCTCGGGAATCTCCGCCGAGCGCCGGCGGCGCTACCAGGCGAGCCCGGCCATCGCCTTGCTGGGGGACCTCAACTTCGAGTACTCAACCCTCTGCGACCTGTGGCCGGCGGCCGACCTCGGCGAGCAGTTCCGCACCCCGGTCCGCTCCAGCGCCCCCACCCTCATCCTGCACGGCACCTGGGACACCGCCACCCCGATCGAGAATGCTCGCGAGGTCGCGGCGGCGCTCGACAACGGCCACTTGGTGGAGGTGATCGGCGGCAATCACGGGGCTCTCTACAATCTCTACAGCCACTGGCCGCCGATGAAGCCCCTGGTCGGTCGCTTTCTGCGCGGACACGAGGGCGAGTTTCCGGACTCGGTGACCCTACCCGCGGTGACCTTCCCGGCGCCCGAAGCGGGCTCCGCCTCGCGCTGACCGACGGCCCGAAGCCTGCACCTCAACCTCGGAGAACTCGATGACTATCTCGCAAGAATACTGGGCCCTGCTGGCCGGCCTGGCAGCCACCGCCATCGTCCTGGTGACCTTCATCATCGTCTTCGGACGGCTCAAGATCGAGCAACAACGAACCCTCCAGAAGCTCCTCGAAAGCGGCGAGGACGCACCGCCGGAGCTGCACAACCTGCTCACTCCGGCGCACCGGGCACGCAACGACTTCCGCCGCGGCATGCTGCTGGTCACCACCGGCCTGACCCTTTCCGTCTTCATGTTCTTCGTCGGCGGAATCGCTTGGATCTTCGGCATCGTGCCAGTGGCCACGGGCCTCGTCTACCTGTTCTTCTGGACCCGCAACAGCAACCGCGAATGATCTCCGAGGAGGCCCAGCGACGGCTGGTCGAGCGGGTTCGCGACGCGGACGATCACGAGGCCTTCGGCGAGCTCGTCGGACTCCATCAGGGGGCGGTGCGTCAGTTCCTCCGCCGCCTGAGCGGCTCGCCATCGGCGAGCGCCGACGACCTCGCCCAGGAGACCTTCTGGCGGGCCTACCGCAACCTCTCGAGCTTCCGCGGCGAGGGTCGCTTCCGGAGCTGGCTGTTCAGCATCGGATATCAGTGCTTCGTCGCCGCCGAACGCCGTCGGCGGCGGCGCCCGACCATGCCGTGGACGACAGCAACCGAGGCGAAGGAGCCGGCAGCCACCGCCGGCGATGCCGCGGCGATCGAGGCGACCCAGACCGTCCAGCGCTTGCTCGCCGGCCTGCGCCGCGAGGAGCGAGCGGCGATCCTCTTGCACTACCAACACGAGCTGAGCCACGATGAGGTGGCGAGCAGCCTCGGACTACCGCTGGGAACGGTCAAGTCCTTGATCCGTCGCGGCAAGGCGAAGATGAAGCAGATGCACCAGGCGCCGAGCGCCGGGAGAGCGCGATGAACGAAGATCGTTGGCTGAATCAGCTCCTCGCCGAAGACGACCTCCCGGACGAGGGCTTCTCGCAGCGCGTCGTCGAACGCCTCGGCCGCCAGCGTCAACGCCGGCGCCGCGCCTGGCTATTGCTTCTGGCGACCCTATCGGTCACCCTGCTGGCCACTTTGTCGCAGCTCCCCGGCAGCGACTCCGGTGCGGAAGCTGGGCTTCCCTTCGCCCTCTGGCAGCTCGTCGCCCTCGCCCTCGGCGCCGGCCTCTGCGCAGCCTTCTGGCTCGACACGGAGGCCTTCCCTCCGTCCCCCTGACCGCCCGCCGACACCGCACCCGTCGCGCCGGGCATCTCTCGCAGAATCAAAGGTGTAGAAGTTCATCTACGCTCTTTTAAGTGCTCATCATCTCGATGAAATGAATTCTCCAGAAGCGGTCACGTCCGGCTGAATACGATGCCCCGTCTCGGGGCCCTGGAGTGTCATTCATCGGGAGAGTTGGTCGCGGCTCGTACCGTGCCTCGCCCTCCCGTCGGTGGAAGGGAGGAACCATGGAGGTCTCGAGCCGGCCGCACGGCGAGGTCACCCGTCTGCTCCACGCCTGGCGCGGAGGCAGCACGGAGGCGCAGGAACAACTCTGGCCGATTCTCTACAACGAGCTCAAGAACCTGGCTCGGGGCGTCCTCAGGCAGCGCCGGCGGGACTCTCGCCACGACGCCACCAGCCTGGTTCACAAGGCCTATCTCCGGCTCCTCGACAGCGCCGTCGACTGGAGTGACCGCAGCCATTTCTTCGCCGTCTCGGCACGCGCGATGCGCTTCGTCCTGGCCGATGAGGCGCGGCGCCAACTGGCCAAGAAACGCGGCGCCGGCGAAACCCTCGCCATCGAGCCGGCGGTGGCCAACCAGGCGGACCCGCTGGCGCGACGGCCGGAGGAGGTGCTGGCCGTCCACCAGGCCCTCACCAGACTCGCCGAGCGCCACGCCCGCCATCAGTCCCTGGTCGAGCTGCGCTACTTCGCCGGCTTGTCGGTTGAAGAGACGGCACGGGTGCTCGACGTCACCCCTCGCACCGTGGTCCGCGACTGGCGGTCGGTTCGCACCTGGCTCCACGGCGAGCTGCGAGACAGCGCATGAGCCTGCCGCCCTTCGCCGATCTCGGGATCATCGGGCCGAGGGCGCAAGCCCTCCGGCCGGGCACCAAGGCAGAGCCAACGAGTCGGCGCACCGCCACCTCATCCGAGCCCACATCCGGCAACGCCCCGGCGATTCCCGATTCTTTTCTCGAAGTCCCCGCCGCGCTGCGTCTCCTCGCCGAGCCGGACGACTCGGATCCTGAGCTCGCCACCACCAGCCTGCCGGCAGCGCAGCGCTACGAGCTCGGTGACGTCCTGGGCGAAGGCGGCATGGGACA contains:
- a CDS encoding RNA polymerase sigma factor, whose translation is MISEEAQRRLVERVRDADDHEAFGELVGLHQGAVRQFLRRLSGSPSASADDLAQETFWRAYRNLSSFRGEGRFRSWLFSIGYQCFVAAERRRRRRPTMPWTTATEAKEPAATAGDAAAIEATQTVQRLLAGLRREERAAILLHYQHELSHDEVASSLGLPLGTVKSLIRRGKAKMKQMHQAPSAGRAR
- a CDS encoding ECF-type sigma factor, whose translation is MEVSSRPHGEVTRLLHAWRGGSTEAQEQLWPILYNELKNLARGVLRQRRRDSRHDATSLVHKAYLRLLDSAVDWSDRSHFFAVSARAMRFVLADEARRQLAKKRGAGETLAIEPAVANQADPLARRPEEVLAVHQALTRLAERHARHQSLVELRYFAGLSVEETARVLDVTPRTVVRDWRSVRTWLHGELRDSA
- a CDS encoding alpha/beta hydrolase, whose amino-acid sequence is MNWIRHSLVYVALATSSFAAGPPLAAQPETKTLTLEDGRTAEVEAGWLKVPESRGKDTSRTLSLPYYRIPSTAQRPAAPVFLLAGGPGSSWIRRAEKSENFDELMLYRQFADVVLFDQRGGGEALPALDCPQRRRLPADQPLDRRELSRNLRQMLTECRDHWLAEGVDLAAYNTDANAADLDALRQTLGYERITLVGGSYGSHLALHYMRRYPERVDRAMLYGIEGPDHTWDDPTAALATLERIAAVAEASGRFDDRLPAGGLIAALGEVLERLEQQPARVSLERNDQSFDVVVDRLVVALVADHRAGRRSTPEFWPELILAMHRGDFSLPARAALALRNLRLDDPMHYSMDCASGISAERRRRYQASPAIALLGDLNFEYSTLCDLWPAADLGEQFRTPVRSSAPTLILHGTWDTATPIENAREVAAALDNGHLVEVIGGNHGALYNLYSHWPPMKPLVGRFLRGHEGEFPDSVTLPAVTFPAPEAGSASR
- a CDS encoding DUF6249 domain-containing protein → MTISQEYWALLAGLAATAIVLVTFIIVFGRLKIEQQRTLQKLLESGEDAPPELHNLLTPAHRARNDFRRGMLLVTTGLTLSVFMFFVGGIAWIFGIVPVATGLVYLFFWTRNSNRE